Proteins encoded by one window of Sphaerodactylus townsendi isolate TG3544 linkage group LG02, MPM_Stown_v2.3, whole genome shotgun sequence:
- the LOC125425702 gene encoding carnosine N-methyltransferase 2-like isoform X3 gives MEPVAKVKRFCKAKPNQITDGCLRAGVFPKGFCPMNGSRLPLVRTAHEADARKSKSESFETDVLLNSLDDSVLLPKEICVTPSMRSLRAEEYTRAFQSFLDHSTEHQCMDQFNKTELPNIVASVGNGKSTISVLGVGSGTGEQDLKMIRIIQSQHPGAFIANEVIEPNPHHILAYKEAIKNSPDLKNVSFTWHQQTSMEYEKQAKEGNVEKKYDFIHLIQMLYRVENIANTIKFFHSCLDCYAKLLIIILSEWHGFRRAHIGWKSLAIWEAEFLLSTGEQPLDGILKDTCASPLPLV, from the exons ATGGAGCCAGTGGCAAAGGTGAAAAG ATTCTGCAAAGCCAAGCCAAACCAAATTACAGATGGCTGTTTAAGGGCTGGAGTATTCCCCAAAGGATTTTGTCCCATGAATGGATCCAGGTTGCCTCTAGTTAGGACCGCTCATGAAGCTGATGCCAG GAAATCAAAAAGCGAGAGTTTTGAAACAGATGTGCTGTTGAACTCTTTAGACGATTCAG TTTTGCTTCCCAAAGAGATCTGTGTGACGCCCTCCATGAGAAGCCTTAGAGCAGAGGAATACACAAGGGCCTTTCAGTCATTCTTAGACCATTCAACTGAACACCAGTGCATGGACCAGTTCAATAAAACGGAACTGCCAAATATAGTAGCCAG TGttggaaatggaaaatctactatcagTGTGCTAGGTGTGGGAAGTGGCACAg GGGAACAAGACTTGAAAATGATTAGAATAATCCAGTCTCAGCATCCAGGAGCCTTCATTGCAAATGAAGTTATAGAGCCCAACCCACATCATATTCTGGCATACAAAG AGGCAATTAAGAATTCTCCTGATCTCAAAAATGTCTCATTTACCTGGCACCAGCAGACCTCCATGGAATATGAAAAGCAAGCAAAAGAAGGGAATGTAGAAAAGAAATATGACTTCATACACCTGATCCAG ATGCTGTATCGCGTGGAGAATATTGCAAATACTATCAAGTTTTTTCACAGTTGCCTAGATTGTTATGCTAAACTTCTCATTATAATTTTATCAG AATGGCATGGTTTTAGAAGAGCCCACATAGGCTGGAAGTCCTTGGCTATCTGGGAGGCAGAATTCTTGCTCAGCACAGGAGAACAGCCTCTTGATGGAATCTTAAAAGATACTTGTGCATCTCCCCTGCCTCTGGTGTAA
- the LOC125425702 gene encoding carnosine N-methyltransferase 2-like isoform X1 gives MEPVAKVKRFCKAKPNQITDGCLRAGVFPKGFCPMNGSRLPLVRTAHEADARKSKSESFETDVLLNSLDDSVLLPKEICVTPSMRSLRAEEYTRAFQSFLDHSTEHQCMDQFNKTELPNIVASVGNGKSTISVLGVGSGTGEQDLKMIRIIQSQHPGAFIANEVIEPNPHHILAYKEAIKNSPDLKNVSFTWHQQTSMEYEKQAKEGNVEKKYDFIHLIQMLYRVENIANTIKFFHSCLDCYAKLLIIILSGNSGWASIWKKYRHCLPPTDSGHYITADDIKVVLEGMGVKYQVYDFPSVWDITECFIDGDTTGGHTLDFLTGTKDFMNTAPLGLKQQLRQALGQPECSTKKDGRIIFRNDLSMIVVSS, from the exons ATGGAGCCAGTGGCAAAGGTGAAAAG ATTCTGCAAAGCCAAGCCAAACCAAATTACAGATGGCTGTTTAAGGGCTGGAGTATTCCCCAAAGGATTTTGTCCCATGAATGGATCCAGGTTGCCTCTAGTTAGGACCGCTCATGAAGCTGATGCCAG GAAATCAAAAAGCGAGAGTTTTGAAACAGATGTGCTGTTGAACTCTTTAGACGATTCAG TTTTGCTTCCCAAAGAGATCTGTGTGACGCCCTCCATGAGAAGCCTTAGAGCAGAGGAATACACAAGGGCCTTTCAGTCATTCTTAGACCATTCAACTGAACACCAGTGCATGGACCAGTTCAATAAAACGGAACTGCCAAATATAGTAGCCAG TGttggaaatggaaaatctactatcagTGTGCTAGGTGTGGGAAGTGGCACAg GGGAACAAGACTTGAAAATGATTAGAATAATCCAGTCTCAGCATCCAGGAGCCTTCATTGCAAATGAAGTTATAGAGCCCAACCCACATCATATTCTGGCATACAAAG AGGCAATTAAGAATTCTCCTGATCTCAAAAATGTCTCATTTACCTGGCACCAGCAGACCTCCATGGAATATGAAAAGCAAGCAAAAGAAGGGAATGTAGAAAAGAAATATGACTTCATACACCTGATCCAG ATGCTGTATCGCGTGGAGAATATTGCAAATACTATCAAGTTTTTTCACAGTTGCCTAGATTGTTATGCTAAACTTCTCATTATAATTTTATCAG GTAACAGTGGATGGGCTTCTATATGGAAGAAATACAGACACTGTCTACCCCCAACTGACAGTGGCCATTACATTACGGCCGATGACATCAAAGTTGTCTTGGAGGGAATGGGAGTCAAATACCAAGTGTATGATTTCCCTTCAGTTTGGGATATCACtgaatgttttattgatggagatACCACTGGAGGTCATACACTTGACTTCCTTACAGGGACAAAGGACTTCATGAACACTGCACCCCTTGGTCTTAAGCAACAGCTCCGACAAGCTCTGGGTCAGCCAGAGTGCAGCACCAAGAAAGATGGGAGGATTATTTTCAGAAATGATCTAAGCATGATTGTGGTCAGTTCCTAA
- the LOC125425702 gene encoding carnosine N-methyltransferase 2-like isoform X2 has product MEPVAKVKRFCKAKPNQITDGCLRAGVFPKGFCPMNGSRLPLVRTAHEADARKSKSESFETDVLLNSLDDSEICVTPSMRSLRAEEYTRAFQSFLDHSTEHQCMDQFNKTELPNIVASVGNGKSTISVLGVGSGTGEQDLKMIRIIQSQHPGAFIANEVIEPNPHHILAYKEAIKNSPDLKNVSFTWHQQTSMEYEKQAKEGNVEKKYDFIHLIQMLYRVENIANTIKFFHSCLDCYAKLLIIILSGNSGWASIWKKYRHCLPPTDSGHYITADDIKVVLEGMGVKYQVYDFPSVWDITECFIDGDTTGGHTLDFLTGTKDFMNTAPLGLKQQLRQALGQPECSTKKDGRIIFRNDLSMIVVSS; this is encoded by the exons ATGGAGCCAGTGGCAAAGGTGAAAAG ATTCTGCAAAGCCAAGCCAAACCAAATTACAGATGGCTGTTTAAGGGCTGGAGTATTCCCCAAAGGATTTTGTCCCATGAATGGATCCAGGTTGCCTCTAGTTAGGACCGCTCATGAAGCTGATGCCAG GAAATCAAAAAGCGAGAGTTTTGAAACAGATGTGCTGTTGAACTCTTTAGACGATTCAG AGATCTGTGTGACGCCCTCCATGAGAAGCCTTAGAGCAGAGGAATACACAAGGGCCTTTCAGTCATTCTTAGACCATTCAACTGAACACCAGTGCATGGACCAGTTCAATAAAACGGAACTGCCAAATATAGTAGCCAG TGttggaaatggaaaatctactatcagTGTGCTAGGTGTGGGAAGTGGCACAg GGGAACAAGACTTGAAAATGATTAGAATAATCCAGTCTCAGCATCCAGGAGCCTTCATTGCAAATGAAGTTATAGAGCCCAACCCACATCATATTCTGGCATACAAAG AGGCAATTAAGAATTCTCCTGATCTCAAAAATGTCTCATTTACCTGGCACCAGCAGACCTCCATGGAATATGAAAAGCAAGCAAAAGAAGGGAATGTAGAAAAGAAATATGACTTCATACACCTGATCCAG ATGCTGTATCGCGTGGAGAATATTGCAAATACTATCAAGTTTTTTCACAGTTGCCTAGATTGTTATGCTAAACTTCTCATTATAATTTTATCAG GTAACAGTGGATGGGCTTCTATATGGAAGAAATACAGACACTGTCTACCCCCAACTGACAGTGGCCATTACATTACGGCCGATGACATCAAAGTTGTCTTGGAGGGAATGGGAGTCAAATACCAAGTGTATGATTTCCCTTCAGTTTGGGATATCACtgaatgttttattgatggagatACCACTGGAGGTCATACACTTGACTTCCTTACAGGGACAAAGGACTTCATGAACACTGCACCCCTTGGTCTTAAGCAACAGCTCCGACAAGCTCTGGGTCAGCCAGAGTGCAGCACCAAGAAAGATGGGAGGATTATTTTCAGAAATGATCTAAGCATGATTGTGGTCAGTTCCTAA